From a single Arachis hypogaea cultivar Tifrunner chromosome 3, arahy.Tifrunner.gnm2.J5K5, whole genome shotgun sequence genomic region:
- the LOC112775956 gene encoding uncharacterized protein, protein MQEMFSMYIESRGQISFIEVYVEFEPSETDRNIEREDYNSDSEEEFESNYEVVGPDGDEDQGDSNVAPNVADVANALANEHLFEESSFMRDLDLKTMHAPEFSEYMNAEIPFVADGEFAVGMKFSCREAVIRAMKDYTIQRGVDYRVYESEPLPFYAKCTQYGSGCDWLIMVSLMSKKYCWVIRRYNGSHTCTRATISQDHSKLDSNTIAEAIKPLVEADPSILVKSIIAEVQSKFNYTVSYRKAWLAKQKAFRHCKPVVQVDGTHLYGKYKGCPLVAVLQDENNNIVPIAFGIVEGETSDAWHIESNFLRKFKGCPLVAVSQDENNNIVPIAFGIVEGETSDAWYFILSNLRQHVVTQDGVGLISDRHESINAAVARSNGAWSPPKAFHMFFIRHIESNFLRKFKAPYLQKLVVNIGYSKTVCEYELHYQRLRERGEAYTTWLNRISREQYALAFDSGYRWGHMTTNLVECINSVLKGVHNLPTTALMKATFYRLNELFT, encoded by the exons atgcaagagatgttttcaatgtacatTGAAAGTCGTGGTCAGATATCGTTCATTGAGGTGTATGTGGAATTCGAACCGTCTGAAACCGATCGAAATATTGAACGGGAAGATTACAACAGCGACAGTGAGGAAGAGTTTGAAAGCAATTACGAAGTTGTTGGTCCTGATGGCGACGAAGACCAAGGTGACAGCAATGTGGCACCAAATGTAGCTGACGTGGCAAATGCACTCGCAAACGAACATCTGTTTGAGGAGTCGTCTTTCATGCGAGATTTGGACTTGAAAACCATGCATGCTCCGGAGTTTTCAGAGTATATGAATGCAG AAATTCCTTTTGTCGCAGACGGTGAATTTGCCGTGGGTATGAAATTCAGTTGTAGGGAAGCTGTTATTAGGGCGATGAAAGATTACACTATCCAAAGAGGTGTAGACTACCGGGTGTATGAGTCGGAGCCGCTGCcattttatgccaagtgtacGCAGTATGGGTCAGGTTGTGATTGGCTTATTATGGTTAGCTTGATGAGCAAGAAGTAttgttgggttataaggaggtataatggtagtcacacttGCACCAGAGCAACCATTTCTCAAGATCATTCGAAGCTTGATTCGaacacaattgcagaagcaataaagccgttGGTTGAGGCTGATCCCTCGATATTGGTGAAATCAATTATTGCGGAAGTGCAGTCCAAGTTCAATTACACCGTCAGCTATCGaaaagcatggttggctaagcaaaa AGCATTTAGACATTGTAAACCAGTTGTCCAAGTAGATGGGACTCACTTGTATGGGAAGTACAAGGGTTGTCCATTGGTTGCAGTTTTACAAGATGAAAACAACAATATCGTCCCAATTGCATTTGGTattgtggagggagagacttctgatgcgTG gcatatagagtcgAATTTTTTGAGGAAGTTCAAGGGTTGTCCATTGGTTGCAGTTTCACAAGATGAAAACAACAATATCGTCCCAATTGCATTTGGTattgtggagggagagacttctgatgcatggTACTTTATTCTGAGTAACCTACGACAGCATGTAGTGACTCAGGATGGTGTAGGACTGATCTCTGACCGACACGAATCCATCAATGCAGCTGTGGCCCGCAGTAACGGAGCTTGGTCGCCTCCCAAAGCTTTCCACATGTTTTTcatcaggcatatagagtcgAATTTTTTAAGGAAGTTCAAGGCACCGTACCTACAAAAACTTGTCGTCAATATAG GATATTCGAAGACAGTCTGCGAGTACGAGTTGCATTACCAACGTTTACGAGAACGGGGTGAGGCTTACACAACCTGGCTAAACCGAATTTCTCGGGAACAGTATGCATTGGCATTTGACAGTGGTTACCGATGGGGTCATATGACTACAAACCTCGTGGAATGCATCAACTCAGTATTGAAGGGTGTGCACAATCTCCCCACCACTGCACTTATGAAAGCAACTTTCTACAGACTCAATGAGTTGTTCACTTGA
- the LOC112790171 gene encoding profilin-1 — MSWQAYVDEHLICDIEGNQLTSAAILGQDGSVWAQSSNFPQFKPEEITAIMNDFAEPGSLAPTGLYLGGTKYMVIQGEPGAVIRGKKGPGGVTIKKTNQALIIGIYDEPMTPGQCNMVVERLGDYLIEQGL; from the exons ATGTCGTGGCAGGCCTACGTCGATGAGCACCTTATCTGCGACATCGAGGGTAATCAGCTCACGTCTGCCGCCATCCTCGGCCAAGACGGCAGCGTTTGGGCTCAGAGCTCCAATTTCCCtcag TTCAAGCCCGAGGAAATCACTGCTATCATGAATGATTTTGCGGAGCCCGGATCACTTGCTCCTACTGGACTTTACCTCGGTGGAACAAAATATATGGTAATCCAAGGTGAGCCCGGAGCTGTCATCCGAGGGAAGAAG GGTCCTGGTGGTGTTACTATTAAGAAGACCAATCAGGCATTGATCATTGGCATCTATGATGAACCAATGACCCCGGGTCAGTGCAACATGGTTGTTGAGAGGCTCGGTGACTATCTCATTGAGCAGGGTCTCTAA
- the LOC112790170 gene encoding glucan endo-1,3-beta-glucosidase 13, with the protein MAATRFALIIFAASLFLMLPDCCSGSFIGICYGRNADDLPTPDKVAQLVQLHKIKYVRIYDSNIQVLKAFANTPVELMVGVPNSDLLSLSQFQSNADTWLRNSILPYYPATKITYITVGAEVTESPHNASMFVVPAMTNVLTALKKVGLHKKIRVSSTHSLGVLSRSFPPSAGAFNSSHAYFLKPMLEFLAENQSPFMIDMYPYYAYRDSPKKVPLDYALFEASSEVIDPNTGLLYTSMFDAQIDAIYFALTALNFRTIKIMVTETGWPSKGSPKETAATPDNAQRYNANLIRHVINNTGTPAKPGQELDVYIFSLFNENRKPGLESERNWGLFYPDQTSVYNLDFTGRGAVDMTTSANITRSNGTTWCIASSKASQMDLQNAVDWACGPGNVDCTAIQPSQPCYEPDNLVSHASYAFNSYYQQNGASDVACSFGGTGVKVDKDPSYDNCIYMRAGGNNKTVTGNTTAMSSTSSTAHKGSSSLIYGFVLVTSLSILLNIQRY; encoded by the exons ATGGCGGCCACTCGCTTCGCTCTCATCATCTTTGCGGCTTCGCTTTTCCTTATGCTTCCAG ATTGCTGCTCTGGGAGCTTTATTGGGATCTGCTATGGAAGAAATGCTGATGACCTCCCTACACCTGATAAGGTGGCTCAGTTGGTTCAGCTTCATAAGATAAAATATGTCAGGATTTATGATTCCAACATACAGGTCCTCAAGGCCTTTGCAAACACCCCTGTTGAGCTTATGGTAGGGGTTCCCAATTCTGATTTGCTCTCACTCTCCCAGTTCCAGTCTAATGCAGATACTTGGCTCAGAAACAGCATCCTTCCTTACTATCCGGCCACAAAGATCACATACATTACTGTAGGTGCCGAAGTCACCGAAAGTCCCCATAACGCCTCTATGTTTGTAGTGCCTGCCATGACCAATGTCCTTACAGCACTCAAGAAAGTTGGGCTGCACAAAAAGATAAGGGTATCCAGTACCCATTCTCTGGGAGTTCTGTCCCGATCGTTTCCACCTTCGGCCGGAGCTTTTAATAGCAGCCATGCATATTTCCTAAAGCCAATGCTAGAATTTCTTGCTGAAAACCAGTCACCGTTTATGATTGATATGTATCCTTATTATGCTTACCGAGATTCCCCAAAGAAAGTGCCTTTAGACTATGCACTATTTGAGGCATCCTCTGAAGTTATTGATCCAAACACTGGTTTGCTGTACACAAGTATGTTTGATGCACAGATTGATGCTATTTACTTTGCGCTGACGGCCCTAAACTTCCGAACGATTAAGATCATGGTGACTGAAACAGGTTGGCCTTCCAAAGGGTCGCCTAAGGAGACGGCTGCAACTCCTGATAATGCACAGAGATATAATGCTAATCTGATAAGGCATGTTATCAACAACACTGGCACCCCTGCAAAGCCTGGGCAGGAACTAGATGTCTACATTTTTTCATTGTTCAATGAAAACAGGAAGCCTGGTTTAGAATCCGAAAGGAACTGGGGATTATTTTATCCAGACCAGACAAGTGTGTATAACCTGGATTTCACTGGAAGAGGTGCTGTTGACATGACTACCTCAGCTAATATAACCAGATCAAATGGGACAACATGGTGCATTGCTTCAAGTAAAGCCTCACAAATGGACTTGCAGAATGCTGTAGATTGGGCTTGTGGTCCTGGCAATGTGGATTGTACGGCTATTCAGCCTAGCCAACCTTGTTATGAGCCAGATAACCTTGTCTCGCATGCTTCGTACGCTTTTAATAGCTATTACCAGCAAAATGGGGCTTCTGATGTTGCCTGTAGCTTTGGAGGGACAGGTGTTAAAGTTGATAAGGATCCAA GCTATGACAACTGCATCTACATGAGAGCTGG AGGCAATAACAAAACTGTGACAGGTAATACAACAGCAATGTCTTCAACTTCATCTACAGCACATAAAGGAAGTTCTTCATTAATTTATGGTTTTGTTCTTGTAACTTCGCTCTCCATTCTATTGAATATTCAACGGTACTGA